A section of the Oryza sativa Japonica Group chromosome 1, ASM3414082v1 genome encodes:
- the LOC4326983 gene encoding polygalacturonase At1g48100 translates to MGPTASAAARRSTRQPSTMTTTMSRRTAAAVAVSVVLLLLSSCLPCCSEARLHYHRRQHRRAPHRGHHRAAAAAAAATNGGSHISQPPAALPPDFDSGESPAETPGLPPAGVEDAPPRRSPREKPCPTMQPPVKPPEELSPVGAPRSRVRAMPPSPSLSPPAKAPSHSHAKTPSMPPAERPALPPTKAPAAISPATPPQLSPANAHSTHHHAKPPSLPPAEPPVPSPSPEHPPRHSPSKPPAYAPAKPPTALRPAIPPAAMPKPPSVAPVQPPQRPPAPATKPPPSFPPQLAPTMPPPAHAPAETPAPPTTPPALPPATTAPSPKNSSSSPPPPCTGGGGGISNVFDVRAFGATGNGSSADGDTRAFRAAWKAACSAESATVLVPSDGVFTITSTIFAGPCKPGLTFQIDGVLMPPDGPASWPAADGRRQWIVFYRADGMTLSGKGTIEGNGEEWWNLPCKPHRGPNGSTLPGPCESPALIKFVASSDVSVQGLRMENSPQFHLKFDGCSRVLVDGLVVSSPASSPNTDGVHVENTSSVRILNSRISNGDDCVSIGGGCSGVRVENVTCVHGHGISIGGLGARGARACVSNVTVRGARVVDSDNGVRIKTWQGGAGSVSGVVFDAVQMVNVRGCIVIDQYYCDAHGGAGAGCANQTAAVRVDGVAYRGIRGTYNPRGGGGAPVRFACSDTVACTGITMTDVELLPAGGGDEGGGASAGAKLADPYCWNAYGVMETLTQPPVHCLQEGRPESLQDQLASC, encoded by the exons ATGGGGCCAACGGCGAGCGCGGCTGCACGCCGGAGCACGCGGCAACcgtcgacgatgacgacgacaatGTCGcgtcgcacggcggcggcggtggccgtgtccgtggtgctcctcctcctctcgtcgTGTCTCCCTTGTTGCTCGGAGGCAAGGCTGCACTACCACCGGAGGCAGCACCGGAGGGCGCCGCACCGCGGGCAccaccgcgcggcggcggcggcggcggcggcgacgaacggcGGCAGCCACATCTCTCAGCCGCCCGCCGCGCTGCCTCCCGACTTCGACAGCGGGGAATCGCCGGCGGAGACGCCGGGCTTGCCTCCGGCTGGCGTCGAGGACGCTCCGCCGCGGCGATCTCCGCGTGAGAAGCCGTGCCCGACGATGCAGCCTCCCGTCAAGCCGCCGGAGGAGTTGTCGCCGGTGGGCGCGCCGAGGTCGCGCGTTCGGGCCATGCCACCGTCAccctcgctgtcgccgccggccaAGGCGCCGTCACATTCTCACGCTAAGACGCCGTCGATGCCGCCGGCGGAGCGGCCGGCGCTTCCTCCCACcaaggcgccggcggcgatctCGCCGGCCACGCCACCTCAACTCTCCCCAGCGAACGCACATTCGACGCACCATCACGCGAAGCCACCGTCATTGCCTCCGGCCGAGCCACCAgtgccctcgccgtcgccggagcatCCACCGCGGCACTCCCCGTCAAAGCCACCGGCGTACGCTCCGGCCAAGCCACCGACAGCACTACGTCCGGCGATCCCTCCGGCCGCAATGCCAAAGCCACCGTCAGTCGCTCCGGTGCAGCCACCGCAGCGGCCGCCTGCCCCGGCAACAAAGCCACCGCCGTCGTTTCCACCGCAGCTCGCCCCGACGATGCCACCACCGGCGCACGCGCCGGCGGAGACACCAGCACCACCAACAACGCCACCGGCGCTGCCACCGGCCACGACGGCGCCATCACCGAAGAACAGCTCATCATCACCACCTCCACcctgcaccggcggcggcggcggcatcagcaACGTGTTCGACGTGAGGGCGTTCGGCGCGACGGGCAACGGCTCGAGCGCCGACGGCGACACGCGCGCGTTCCGCGCGGCGTGGAAGGCGGCGTGCTCGGCGGAGTCCGCCACCGTGCTCGTGCCGTCCGACGGCGTGTTCACCATCACCTCCACCATCTTCGCCGGGCCATGCAAGCCAGGCCTCACCTTCcaa ATCGACGGCGTGCTGATGCCGCCGGACGGGCCGGCGAgctggccggcggcggacggccggcgGCAGTGGATCGTCTTCTACAGGGCCGACGGGATGACGCTGTCCGGCAAGGGCACCATCGAAGGCAACGGCGAGGAGTGGTGGAATCTCCCGTGTAAACCTCACAGG GGCCCCAATGGATCGACCCTACCCGGCCCATGTGAGAGCCCTGCA CTGATCAAGTTCGTGGCGAGCAGCGACGTGAGCGTGCAGGGCCTGAGGATGGAGAACAGCCCGCAGTTCCACCTCAAGTTCGACGGGTGCAGCCGGGTGCTGGTCGACGGCCTCGTCGTcagctcgccggcgtcgagccCGAACACCGACGGCGTCCACGTCGAGAACACGAGCTCCGTCCGGATCCTCAACTCCAGGATCAGCAACGGCGACGACTGCGTCagcatcggcggcggctgctcgggGGTGCGCGTCGAGAACGTCACGTGCGTGCACGGCCACGGCATCAGCATCGGCGGCctgggcgcgcgcggcgcgcgggcgtgCGTGTCGAACGTGACCGtgcgcggcgcgcgcgtcgtcgACTCCGACAACGGCGTGCGGATCAAGACGTGGCAGGGCGGCGCCGGGTCGGTGTCGGGGGTGGTGTTCGACGCCGTCCAGATGGTGAACGTCAGGGGCTGCATCGTCATCGACCAGTACTACTGCGatgcgcacggcggcgccggcgccggctgcgCCAACCagaccgccgccgtgcgcgtcgACGGCGTCGCGTACAGGGGGATCCGCGGCACGTACaacccgcgcggcggcggcggcgcgccggtgcGCTTCGCGTGCAGCGACACCGTCGCCTGCACGGGCATCACCATGACCGACGTCGAGCTgctgccggccggcggcggcgacgaaggcggcggtgccAGCGCCGGCGCGAAGCTGGCCGACCCGTACTGCTGGAACGCGTACGGGGTGATGGAGACGCTGACGCAGCCGCCGGTGCACTGCCTGCAGGAAGGTCGCCCAGAGTCGCTGCAAGATCAGCTCGCAAGCTGCTGA